In Papaver somniferum cultivar HN1 chromosome 1, ASM357369v1, whole genome shotgun sequence, a genomic segment contains:
- the LOC113326957 gene encoding uncharacterized protein LOC113326957 isoform X2, which yields MSSNSMQAQLQVVFKKEGLVGNLLGEEDEHHPGYQPNPINPEFNPFPPLPHDPKPQINNDHYQPPNPNNAGAPSASNLKFLRDFYDLSLNPRATSMIWNADGTQLTIFFLTTMVQNYPDIFGKTPQLFKMKLMRREFRYSHHQGRDKIILAHQFFRRGFPNLLSSIQVSNNKRSAPARYGGLVGGLEYGELNPPAAIINNLVGQFNGWEQGLAACRHGLEQLREYHNL from the exons ATGTCTTCCAACAGTATGCAGGCGCAGCTGCAGGTGGTCTTCAAAAAAGAGGGACTTGTGGGAAACTTATTGGGCGAAGAGGATGAACACCATCCTGGCTATCAACCAAATCCCATTAATCCTGAATTCAATCCCTTTCCCCCCCTTCCCCATGATCCAAAGCCCCAAATCAACAATGATCATTACCAACCACCCAATCCTAACAATGCCGGTGCTCCGTCAGCCTCAAACCTCAAATTTTTGAGGGATTTTTATGACCTCTCCCTCAATCCAAGGGCTACTTCTATGATCTGGAATGCGGATGGGACGCAGCTCACCATCTTTTTCTTGACCACTATGGTCCAGAATTACCCTGATATTTTCGGGAAGACTCCACAGCTTTTCAAGATGAAATTAATGAGAAGG GAGTTCAGGTACTCCCATCATCAAGGGCGAGACAAGATAATCCTGGCTCACCAATTCTTCCGCAGAGGGTTCCCTAATCTTCTCAGTTCTATTCAAGTGTCAAACAATAAGAGATCTGCACCTGCACGATATGGTGGTTTGGTTGGGGGTTTAGAGTATGGGGAGCTGAATCCACCGGCAGCAATCATCAACAATCTGGTTGGGCAGTTTAATGGTTGGGAGCAAGGACTCGCTGCTTGTCGGCACGGTCTTGAGCAGCTTAGGGAATACCATAATCTGTAG
- the LOC113326957 gene encoding uncharacterized protein LOC113326957 isoform X1, with protein sequence MDIDGNGGEINAVQEPGPPPEIYLTVESILSTMSSNSMQAQLQVVFKKEGLVGNLLGEEDEHHPGYQPNPINPEFNPFPPLPHDPKPQINNDHYQPPNPNNAGAPSASNLKFLRDFYDLSLNPRATSMIWNADGTQLTIFFLTTMVQNYPDIFGKTPQLFKMKLMRREFRYSHHQGRDKIILAHQFFRRGFPNLLSSIQVSNNKRSAPARYGGLVGGLEYGELNPPAAIINNLVGQFNGWEQGLAACRHGLEQLREYHNL encoded by the exons ATGGACATCGACGGTAATGGAGGAGAGATAAATGCAGTCCAAGAACCTGGTCCTCCGCCGGAGATTTATTTG ACCGTGGAGTCGATTTTGTCAACAATGTCTTCCAACAGTATGCAGGCGCAGCTGCAGGTGGTCTTCAAAAAAGAGGGACTTGTGGGAAACTTATTGGGCGAAGAGGATGAACACCATCCTGGCTATCAACCAAATCCCATTAATCCTGAATTCAATCCCTTTCCCCCCCTTCCCCATGATCCAAAGCCCCAAATCAACAATGATCATTACCAACCACCCAATCCTAACAATGCCGGTGCTCCGTCAGCCTCAAACCTCAAATTTTTGAGGGATTTTTATGACCTCTCCCTCAATCCAAGGGCTACTTCTATGATCTGGAATGCGGATGGGACGCAGCTCACCATCTTTTTCTTGACCACTATGGTCCAGAATTACCCTGATATTTTCGGGAAGACTCCACAGCTTTTCAAGATGAAATTAATGAGAAGG GAGTTCAGGTACTCCCATCATCAAGGGCGAGACAAGATAATCCTGGCTCACCAATTCTTCCGCAGAGGGTTCCCTAATCTTCTCAGTTCTATTCAAGTGTCAAACAATAAGAGATCTGCACCTGCACGATATGGTGGTTTGGTTGGGGGTTTAGAGTATGGGGAGCTGAATCCACCGGCAGCAATCATCAACAATCTGGTTGGGCAGTTTAATGGTTGGGAGCAAGGACTCGCTGCTTGTCGGCACGGTCTTGAGCAGCTTAGGGAATACCATAATCTGTAG